From the genome of Argonema galeatum A003/A1, one region includes:
- a CDS encoding AAA family ATPase, whose product MASGYFNNDDAPVNQNPQAKGLLGSGWRPLSRHFDWGFFLHILSNDSWQLTQKGLAVASDLADAMGRNEYTWWANILNVFSENTRYKVEEFWNYVTPEPLAPNYRCKDALNTETPIAQTVSRDSIPIDYLLNRLQEITVLKILDLLERPDIITQYYMERYYYYPVARFTNWDRLETLGTIYAYWSKHEVWLQVDSYEKGRKHYSLMGNNLAPLINKATYNLAVMLSGYKSRVGQIHSQFSIRSFPADIQSFTDKIQQAVLDQNQLAVLVHGEPGTGKTAWTQAVAKEILMPLGYVIFILDHDAVENFVPPTYLERICLIINEADNLAQNRASEAAQYNTKTEHILSLLDGTLYQSVIEEGGIQAEQKLVVLMTCNTTERLDPAVLRKGRIDFIYEFAHRFV is encoded by the coding sequence ATGGCATCAGGATATTTTAACAACGATGACGCTCCCGTCAACCAAAATCCCCAAGCAAAAGGCTTATTAGGGTCAGGTTGGAGACCGTTATCCCGGCATTTTGACTGGGGGTTTTTCTTACATATTTTATCTAACGATTCCTGGCAGCTAACCCAGAAGGGACTGGCTGTAGCGAGCGACCTTGCTGACGCTATGGGTCGCAACGAATATACCTGGTGGGCAAATATATTAAATGTCTTTTCTGAAAATACGCGATACAAAGTGGAAGAGTTTTGGAATTACGTCACACCCGAACCACTAGCCCCAAATTATCGCTGCAAAGACGCGCTGAATACGGAGACTCCAATTGCACAAACAGTCAGCCGCGACAGTATTCCAATAGATTACCTTCTCAACCGACTTCAGGAAATTACTGTCCTCAAAATACTGGATTTATTGGAGCGTCCAGACATCATTACCCAGTATTATATGGAGCGCTATTATTATTACCCAGTAGCTCGGTTTACAAACTGGGATCGCCTGGAAACTCTAGGCACGATTTATGCCTATTGGTCTAAACATGAAGTGTGGTTACAAGTTGACAGCTACGAAAAAGGACGGAAACATTACAGCCTCATGGGTAATAATTTAGCCCCGCTGATTAATAAAGCAACTTACAATTTGGCAGTGATGCTCAGTGGGTATAAAAGCCGTGTGGGACAGATTCACAGTCAGTTTTCAATTCGGAGTTTTCCGGCTGATATCCAAAGTTTTACTGATAAAATACAGCAAGCAGTTCTCGACCAGAATCAGTTGGCTGTATTGGTACATGGAGAACCGGGTACAGGTAAAACTGCTTGGACGCAAGCAGTGGCAAAAGAAATTCTCATGCCTCTGGGATATGTAATTTTTATCCTGGATCACGACGCAGTTGAGAATTTTGTGCCGCCGACTTACTTGGAGAGAATTTGTCTTATTATTAATGAGGCCGATAATTTGGCTCAAAATCGAGCTAGTGAAGCGGCTCAATACAATACTAAGACTGAACATATTCTAAGTTTGCTGGATGGAACTTTGTATCAAAGTGTAATTGAGGAGGGTGGTATTCAGGCAGAGCAAAAGTTGGTTGTGCTGATGACTTGCAACACGACTGAACGATTAGATCCTGCGGTTTTACGCAAAGGTCGCATTGATTTTATTTATGAATTTGCTCACCGATTTGTGTGA
- a CDS encoding cytochrome b/b6 domain-containing protein: protein MASSQSAKSRRSPPIPAQAIPAKVFHWINIISLLFMIASGLQIYNANPVFGGREGWHFPRFLLLGGWLAGGRDWHFAAMWVFAFNLLIYGFYILLTRRWRRRFVSSSDIQVLQTGQNPKRKTYAWHRLVYTAIIPILLLAIATGLAMYKPAQLYWLSGLFGSWQTLRTVHFITIPIVVLFAIAHSLLGLKAGGSRLIKSMFL from the coding sequence ATGGCTTCTTCACAGTCTGCCAAAAGCCGCAGGTCGCCTCCTATTCCAGCACAGGCAATCCCGGCAAAAGTTTTTCACTGGATCAACATCATTAGTCTGCTGTTTATGATTGCCAGCGGACTCCAAATCTACAACGCTAATCCCGTATTTGGGGGACGGGAAGGTTGGCATTTTCCCCGTTTCTTGCTCCTGGGAGGTTGGTTAGCGGGAGGACGGGACTGGCATTTTGCGGCGATGTGGGTATTTGCGTTTAATTTACTGATATATGGATTTTACATCCTGCTCACCCGTCGCTGGCGACGGCGATTTGTCTCATCTAGCGATATTCAAGTGTTGCAAACGGGGCAAAATCCGAAACGTAAAACTTATGCGTGGCATCGATTAGTTTACACTGCTATTATCCCTATTTTATTGCTGGCGATCGCTACTGGTCTGGCCATGTATAAACCGGCTCAACTTTACTGGCTGTCAGGTCTATTTGGCAGTTGGCAAACTCTACGTACAGTTCACTTTATCACCATACCGATTGTAGTGCTGTTTGCGATCGCTCACTCTCTGCTGGGGTTGAAGGCAGGAGGTTCTCGCTTAATTAAATCCATGTTTTTATGA
- a CDS encoding RNA ligase (ATP), giving the protein MSIFKVEVVKINNVNPHQNADRLDIATIEGMAYQVITAKGNLKPGDLAFYFPIDSVIPDLFLDEFGIRPYYSKKLRAAKLRGIFSEGLLIPVGDNFAGNVGDDCTELFGVTKYEYPIPQTMNGDVETTIGPYKFPSPENLKRYRDVLSYGEEVVVTEKIHGTNFSVLADADGTTHLGSHNYFWKNNENNKTLVYVRAYNEYPVLHKLPPNTQIFGEIYGVQDLKYGLNNGKIGIAFFAVKQNGNFLNYADFTAFCDDYSLPRVPVLYIGPYSWEAVSQFNNADSTVSPDCIMEGVVVQPLVERTDPEIGRVVLKLISDRYLLRKDGTELH; this is encoded by the coding sequence ATGAGCATTTTTAAAGTAGAAGTGGTCAAAATCAACAACGTCAATCCTCACCAGAATGCTGACAGATTGGACATAGCTACTATCGAAGGTATGGCGTATCAGGTAATCACCGCTAAGGGTAATTTAAAACCTGGAGATTTGGCTTTCTACTTCCCTATTGATAGCGTTATTCCCGATCTGTTTCTAGACGAATTCGGGATTCGTCCTTACTATTCCAAGAAACTCCGGGCGGCCAAACTGCGAGGCATCTTCTCGGAGGGTTTACTTATTCCCGTTGGCGATAACTTTGCGGGAAATGTGGGGGATGACTGCACGGAATTATTTGGTGTTACCAAGTACGAATATCCGATACCGCAAACGATGAATGGAGATGTGGAAACTACGATCGGGCCTTACAAATTTCCGAGTCCTGAAAACCTGAAGCGATATCGAGATGTTCTCTCTTATGGAGAAGAAGTAGTCGTAACCGAAAAAATTCACGGCACGAACTTTAGCGTCTTGGCAGATGCTGATGGAACAACCCACTTAGGCAGTCACAATTACTTTTGGAAAAATAACGAGAATAACAAAACTCTCGTTTATGTTCGGGCTTACAACGAGTATCCTGTACTGCATAAGTTGCCGCCAAATACTCAAATATTTGGAGAAATTTACGGAGTACAGGATCTTAAGTATGGCTTGAATAATGGCAAAATTGGAATTGCCTTTTTCGCCGTCAAGCAGAACGGCAACTTCCTGAACTACGCTGACTTTACTGCTTTTTGCGATGATTATTCATTGCCGAGGGTGCCTGTCCTTTATATTGGCCCTTACAGTTGGGAAGCCGTGTCTCAGTTTAACAATGCTGATAGCACAGTCAGTCCTGATTGCATTATGGAAGGCGTTGTGGTACAACCGCTGGTGGAACGCACAGATCCAGAAATCGGTCGGGTGGTGCTGAAGCTAATTAGCGATCGCTACCTGCTTCGCAAAGACGGTACAGAACTCCATTAG
- a CDS encoding molybdopterin-dependent oxidoreductase codes for MHGIPISQHLIGRRRWLQLSGLAGMGLLLESCGSSLFSDAVGNFSEPLNQKVEELLLHPNKPVPEFPVSAIEPDKLLINTFDFTPAIDRATFRLKIDGEVNHPMQLSLADIEKLPLTSMVIRHICVEGWAAIVQWGGVRLRDLVALTQPKAGVRYVYFQSADGYYESWDLSSALHPQTLLAYQKNSQPLSVDNGAPLRLASPIKLGYKQSKWVTRITFLNDLLPEKGYWEDRGYEWFAGC; via the coding sequence ATGCACGGAATTCCAATTTCGCAACATCTGATCGGTCGTCGCCGCTGGCTACAATTGTCAGGACTAGCGGGTATGGGTCTGCTGCTGGAAAGTTGCGGATCGAGTCTGTTCTCAGATGCGGTAGGCAATTTTTCTGAACCGTTGAACCAAAAGGTGGAAGAATTGCTGCTGCATCCGAACAAACCCGTACCGGAATTTCCAGTTAGCGCGATCGAACCAGATAAACTGCTGATCAATACCTTCGACTTCACACCTGCGATCGATCGGGCCACATTCCGACTCAAAATTGACGGTGAGGTCAATCATCCCATGCAGTTGAGTCTGGCGGACATTGAAAAACTGCCCTTGACCTCAATGGTGATTCGTCACATTTGTGTGGAAGGATGGGCTGCGATCGTTCAGTGGGGCGGTGTCCGTCTGCGAGATCTAGTCGCCCTCACACAACCAAAAGCCGGAGTTCGCTACGTCTACTTCCAATCTGCTGATGGCTATTACGAAAGTTGGGATTTATCCTCAGCCTTACATCCTCAAACATTACTAGCGTATCAGAAAAATAGTCAGCCCTTATCTGTAGATAATGGTGCCCCACTTCGTCTCGCCTCTCCCATCAAGCTAGGCTACAAGCAGAGCAAATGGGTCACCCGTATTACCTTCCTCAACGACCTCTTGCCAGAAAAAGGCTATTGGGAAGATCGAGGTTATGAGTGGTTTGCAGGCTGTTAA
- a CDS encoding GNAT family N-acetyltransferase, with product MIGFGELGIPESGEVINGWLWYRVHPSARGGSLEKEIFAWGEQRMREVGLERGVRVQLRCHVRDDKPYYITVAESCGFRADRYFLTMERSLAEPIPEPQFPPGFTLRQASHQDAEAWVEMYNQTFIDHWNHHDITVEPVKYSLTTPNYKPELDLVAVAPDGTFAGFCYCAIHPEDNDRTGRKEGWIGILGTRRGFRKMGLARAMLLSGMQQLKAAGMDTAKLGVDTQNPNNASQLYESVGFRKLYSSISYVKDV from the coding sequence TTGATTGGCTTCGGTGAGTTGGGGATTCCTGAGTCAGGCGAGGTAATCAATGGCTGGCTCTGGTATCGCGTCCATCCTAGCGCTCGTGGTGGCAGTCTGGAAAAGGAGATTTTTGCTTGGGGTGAGCAGCGAATGCGCGAGGTTGGATTAGAGCGTGGTGTGCGCGTACAACTGCGCTGCCATGTTCGCGATGACAAACCGTACTACATCACAGTAGCAGAAAGTTGTGGTTTCAGGGCCGATCGCTATTTCTTGACGATGGAACGCAGTCTCGCCGAACCGATTCCAGAACCGCAATTCCCACCAGGTTTTACTCTGCGCCAAGCAAGTCATCAAGACGCCGAAGCTTGGGTAGAGATGTACAACCAAACCTTTATCGACCACTGGAATCACCATGATATAACCGTTGAGCCGGTTAAATATTCACTGACTACACCCAATTACAAACCCGAATTGGATTTGGTTGCTGTTGCACCAGATGGAACCTTCGCAGGCTTTTGCTACTGCGCTATTCACCCAGAGGATAACGATCGCACCGGACGCAAAGAAGGCTGGATAGGTATTCTGGGTACGCGGCGCGGTTTCCGCAAAATGGGACTAGCACGAGCGATGTTGCTTTCGGGAATGCAGCAGTTGAAAGCTGCCGGAATGGATACGGCTAAACTTGGCGTCGATACCCAAAATCCCAACAATGCTAGCCAGCTTTACGAGTCGGTAGGCTTTCGCAAGCTTTACAGTTCGATATCTTACGTTAAGGATGTTTAG
- a CDS encoding RNA 2'-phosphotransferase, whose translation MNDSRLVKISKYLSYHLRHHPDKIGLQLAEGGWVSVNELLAACKKDCFSISRDELNEVVEKNNKKRFSFDSTGKLIRANQGHSVEIDLQLSPTLPPDVLYHGTGHRAVESILQNGLNKMSRHHVHLATDIATAKAVGKRHGNPVVFAVDAQAMHRDGYEFYCSDNGVWLVDRIPPDYLKQI comes from the coding sequence ATGAACGATTCTCGCTTAGTTAAAATCAGCAAATATCTTAGTTACCATCTTCGGCATCATCCTGATAAGATAGGTTTACAACTTGCCGAAGGAGGCTGGGTTTCTGTAAATGAACTCCTAGCCGCGTGTAAAAAAGATTGCTTTTCCATCTCTCGCGACGAATTGAATGAAGTAGTCGAAAAAAACAACAAAAAACGCTTTTCCTTCGATTCCACAGGCAAACTAATTCGCGCTAATCAAGGGCATAGTGTAGAAATTGATTTGCAGTTGTCACCCACTCTTCCGCCAGATGTGTTATACCACGGTACAGGACACCGTGCAGTCGAGTCCATTCTGCAAAACGGTCTGAACAAAATGTCACGACACCACGTCCATCTAGCGACAGATATTGCCACAGCGAAAGCAGTAGGCAAAAGGCATGGTAATCCAGTGGTTTTTGCTGTAGATGCTCAAGCAATGCACCGGGATGGTTATGAATTTTACTGTTCCGATAATGGGGTTTGGTTAGTCGATCGCATTCCCCCCGACTATCTTAAGCAGATATAA
- a CDS encoding type II toxin-antitoxin system RelE family toxin gives MAYFIEFAESVKAQLRGLSVRERAIVIESVEEQLVYEPLTETRNRKPLRPNPIAPWELRIGSLRIFYEVVSEEPDVVRILAVGRKEGNKLIIAGKEVELNEND, from the coding sequence ATGGCATATTTTATTGAATTTGCTGAGTCAGTCAAGGCGCAACTCAGGGGCTTATCTGTTAGAGAGCGAGCCATAGTCATCGAGTCTGTAGAGGAGCAGCTTGTGTATGAGCCTTTGACTGAAACCCGCAATCGCAAACCGCTGCGCCCAAACCCAATTGCACCTTGGGAATTACGGATTGGCTCTCTGCGTATTTTTTATGAAGTTGTGTCTGAGGAGCCGGATGTAGTACGTATACTAGCAGTTGGTAGAAAAGAGGGCAATAAGTTAATCATCGCAGGTAAAGAGGTTGAACTAAATGAAAACGATTGA
- a CDS encoding NfeD family protein yields MSEFLTISNVAMLPEPKRGTVEKAIAPGLRGRVKALGSYWPAEFYHPEGQVQLLPGEIILVVGIKNITLLVVPLS; encoded by the coding sequence ATGAGCGAATTCCTGACCATTTCCAATGTTGCAATGTTGCCAGAACCCAAACGGGGAACTGTAGAAAAAGCGATCGCACCTGGATTGCGCGGTAGAGTAAAAGCATTAGGTAGCTACTGGCCTGCTGAATTCTACCATCCAGAAGGTCAAGTGCAGCTATTGCCCGGTGAGATAATCCTCGTGGTCGGTATCAAGAATATCACTTTGCTTGTTGTTCCCTTGTCTTGA
- a CDS encoding type II toxin-antitoxin system VapC family toxin produces MEWLIQLQGQIVGLDSAPLIYYIEENPIYLQIADAFFEALNRREFRVVTSVLTLSEVLVYPLRQGNVALAQEYRDILFDQQGLTTIEVSSDIAQTAAQLRADYNLRTADAVQMATAIHGGASFFLTNDARLPSLPGLTVLVLEQLRV; encoded by the coding sequence ATGGAATGGTTAATTCAGCTACAGGGGCAAATAGTTGGATTAGATAGTGCGCCCTTGATTTACTATATTGAGGAAAATCCAATTTATTTGCAGATAGCAGACGCTTTCTTTGAGGCGTTGAATCGCCGTGAGTTTAGGGTTGTTACATCTGTTTTAACTCTATCGGAAGTGCTTGTCTATCCTTTGCGACAAGGAAACGTAGCATTAGCCCAGGAATATCGGGACATTCTTTTTGATCAGCAAGGTTTGACTACTATTGAAGTTTCTTCTGATATCGCTCAAACTGCTGCACAACTAAGGGCAGATTATAATTTGCGAACAGCAGATGCAGTTCAAATGGCTACGGCTATTCATGGGGGTGCTTCGTTTTTTTTGACAAATGATGCACGTTTACCTTCTTTACCGGGGCTAACAGTTTTAGTTTTGGAACAACTGAGAGTTTGA
- a CDS encoding vWA domain-containing protein, with translation MNTAERDLRLEMLNSLLTTPHRKLEQVSEVHKLIVELDPIFYGHLAVWYQRNGDVRDHKEVFVGNLLTSNVNQHRDAGFVMLQEFPPYEVSRIVDFMKEHRGKVPRSARTAVTRYLKTREKNPKFFDSAALRGRKAMKHLYATLHIKPNERANAVLFKDAPPEDSLAFMLKQLAKATSGAEQAALIVEHNIPYTVAVGAIKQVTPTVLVALINSMSPQEVINNLNSLKQRGVMEHPEVKALIDGKLEEAAKSDRVSAYKARVAGNVTELDAETAAKLEKVTDEQVKKRGKIAKATALLIDKSGSMENAIEIGKRLAALISGISDADLFVYAFDTLPYAVEAKGKELSDWERAFQLIQAGGSTSCGCSLEAMRRKRQVVEQIIMVTDEGENAAPYFAEAYSNYCRDLAVMPNVVIIKVGNASNYVENQLKQKQVEVDTFTFSGDYYSLPNLVPMLSRPSRLELLLEILDTQLPVRDDKT, from the coding sequence ATGAATACAGCAGAGCGCGATTTGCGTTTGGAAATGTTAAATAGCTTGCTGACTACACCTCACCGCAAGCTGGAACAAGTATCAGAAGTTCACAAGTTAATTGTGGAACTCGACCCGATTTTTTACGGACATTTAGCTGTTTGGTATCAGCGCAATGGTGATGTGCGCGATCATAAGGAAGTGTTTGTTGGTAATTTGCTGACTAGCAATGTCAACCAACATCGCGATGCAGGTTTTGTGATGTTGCAAGAATTTCCGCCTTATGAAGTATCGCGGATTGTGGACTTTATGAAGGAGCATCGGGGAAAGGTTCCTCGTTCTGCACGCACTGCTGTTACTCGCTATTTGAAGACACGGGAAAAGAATCCAAAGTTCTTTGACAGTGCTGCACTGCGGGGACGCAAGGCGATGAAGCACTTGTATGCAACATTGCACATTAAGCCTAATGAGCGTGCTAATGCAGTGCTGTTCAAGGATGCACCTCCAGAAGATAGCCTTGCTTTCATGCTCAAGCAATTGGCAAAAGCAACATCTGGTGCAGAACAAGCGGCACTAATTGTCGAACACAATATTCCTTACACTGTTGCTGTTGGTGCGATTAAACAAGTAACACCAACAGTGTTGGTAGCGCTGATTAATTCGATGTCGCCGCAAGAGGTAATTAATAACCTCAATTCGCTGAAACAGCGGGGTGTAATGGAGCACCCAGAGGTGAAGGCGCTGATTGATGGGAAACTGGAAGAAGCGGCAAAAAGCGATCGCGTTTCTGCCTACAAGGCGCGTGTGGCAGGTAATGTCACCGAATTAGATGCGGAAACTGCTGCCAAATTGGAAAAAGTTACCGACGAGCAAGTTAAAAAGCGGGGTAAAATTGCCAAGGCGACTGCTTTGCTGATTGACAAATCTGGTTCGATGGAAAATGCGATCGAAATTGGTAAGCGCCTAGCTGCACTAATTTCTGGTATTTCCGATGCCGATTTGTTCGTCTACGCTTTCGATACTTTGCCTTATGCAGTGGAAGCAAAAGGTAAGGAATTGAGCGATTGGGAACGTGCTTTCCAACTAATTCAAGCTGGCGGTAGCACTAGCTGCGGTTGCAGTTTGGAAGCAATGCGGCGCAAGCGGCAGGTGGTGGAACAAATCATCATGGTAACTGATGAAGGTGAAAACGCTGCACCTTATTTTGCCGAAGCTTACAGCAATTACTGCCGCGATTTGGCGGTGATGCCAAATGTGGTTATCATAAAAGTTGGTAACGCCAGCAATTATGTGGAAAATCAGTTGAAGCAAAAGCAAGTTGAAGTGGATACTTTTACCTTCTCTGGTGATTATTACTCGCTGCCAAATTTGGTGCCAATGCTATCTCGTCCTTCGCGACTGGAGTTATTGTTGGAAATTTTGGATACGCAACTGCCAGTGAGGGATGATAAAACCTAA
- a CDS encoding bis(5'-nucleosyl)-tetraphosphatase: MATTMRQMKSCGIIVMRTEPQLSFLLMQKPNSYDLPKGHIEAGEDEWSCALRELHEETGIEASTLHLDEEFRFTDTYQTRYKRFGGKKVNKTVVIFLAWLKQEVNVKVSEHSSFAWVEWNPPHAIQKKIIDPLLQQLEGYLLEKGFKIIM; encoded by the coding sequence GTGGCGACAACTATGCGACAGATGAAATCATGCGGCATAATTGTGATGCGTACCGAACCGCAGTTAAGTTTTCTGCTGATGCAGAAACCCAACAGCTACGACTTACCAAAAGGTCATATAGAAGCTGGCGAAGACGAGTGGAGTTGCGCCCTCCGCGAACTGCATGAAGAAACTGGTATTGAAGCCAGCACCTTGCATCTAGATGAGGAATTTCGTTTCACCGATACCTATCAAACCCGCTACAAGCGATTTGGTGGCAAAAAAGTAAACAAAACTGTGGTCATATTTCTAGCATGGCTCAAGCAAGAAGTAAACGTGAAAGTTAGCGAACACAGCAGTTTTGCGTGGGTGGAATGGAACCCGCCTCACGCGATCCAGAAAAAAATCATCGATCCGCTGCTGCAACAGTTAGAAGGGTATTTACTTGAAAAAGGATTTAAAATTATTATGTGA
- a CDS encoding helix-turn-helix domain-containing protein, translating to MNKDMEKINITLNKKEYTRLVAETLPRVIHTEDEHKRLVKEVEKLIDLGEELTDEQAEVFDLLVTLIEQYEDKHYQLKAATPHEILKELMLAKELKQKDLIKVFGYKGITSEVINGKRSISKNQAKALGEFLHVSPALFL from the coding sequence ATGAACAAAGACATGGAAAAAATAAATATCACGTTGAATAAAAAGGAGTACACAAGATTAGTAGCTGAAACCTTGCCAAGAGTTATTCATACAGAAGATGAGCATAAGCGCCTCGTAAAAGAGGTAGAAAAGCTCATCGATTTAGGTGAAGAACTGACAGATGAGCAAGCCGAAGTGTTTGATTTGCTAGTCACCCTCATCGAACAATATGAAGATAAGCATTATCAACTCAAAGCTGCAACCCCTCATGAGATATTGAAGGAATTGATGCTAGCCAAAGAGCTAAAACAAAAGGATTTGATAAAAGTTTTTGGTTATAAGGGTATCACTTCAGAGGTGATTAATGGCAAAAGAAGCATTAGTAAGAATCAAGCCAAAGCACTAGGAGAATTTTTACACGTATCACCTGCGCTCTTTTTGTAA